In Pseudomonas flavescens, the sequence GTGACCATGACCATTCTGGTCAGCGGCATCTTCTCCCTGAGCATCGTGGCCATCGTTCATCTGATCGAAGAACACCTGGTTTCCGAGGAGCTCGCCCTCGAACTGGGCGTGGTAGTGCAGCAGGATCTGCAGAGCGGCCAGGAGCCGCGCCTCGACTCGCGCACCCGTTTCTATGCTTCTAACTACCCGCAGTACACGGTGCCCAGCCGCTATGCGGACCTGCCGGAGGGTTTCAGCGAACAGTTCGAAGGCGAGCGGGCCTTCTATATCTTCACGCAGATCATCGGCGGCGAGCGTTACCTGCTGGTGCAGGAACAGAGCGAATTCGAAAAACGCGAGCAGGTGCTGTTCAACGTGGTGCTCGCCGGCTTTCTGCTTTCCGTGCTCGGCGCCCTGGCGCTGGGCTGGTTCATGTCCGAACGGGTGATGCGCCCGGTGAGCAAGCTGGCCAATCAGGTACGCCACCGTGACCAGTTGCTGCCGCTGGCGCCAGCCCTGGCCCCGGAGTACCCGGACGACGAAGTCGGCCAGCTGGCGGCCGCATTCGACAGCACCCTGGGTCGCCTGCGCCAGTCGCTGGAGCGCGAACGCCTGTTCACCAGCGACGTCAGCCACGAGCTGCGCACGCCTCTGATGGTCATCGCCAGCTCCTGCGAACTGCTCTCTCAGGTCGCGCTGCAGCCAGCACAACGCAAGCAGCTGGAACGTATCGAAAGAGCCAGCGCCGAGATGCAGGATCTGGTGCAGACCTTTCTGCAACTGGCCCGGGTCAAGGGTAACGAAAGCCTGTTCGCCGGCAGCGCCAGCCTGCGCCAGATCGCCGATGAACAGCTCGATATCTGGTCACCGCTGATGCGCGAGAAAGGTCTGGATTTCCGCATGGAGGTGGCTGCACAGGACGATGGTGTCTACAACCCCACCTTGCTGCGTACGGTGATGGCCAACCTGCTGCGCAACGCCCTGCACTACACCGAAACCGGCTTCGTGAAGCTGACCCTGCAGCCCGGCGGCTTTCGTGTCGAGGACAGCGGCGTCGGCATTCCGGAACAGCAGCACGAACAAATCTTCGACCCCTTCGTGCGCGGCGAGCAGGCCCGGGGCGAGGGCCTCGGCCTGGGCCTGTCGCTGGTCAAACGGATTTGCGCGCACCAGGGCTGGCAGATATCGGTGCACAGCCTGCCCGTCACCGGGAGCTGTTTTCAGGTGTCGTTCGAGGCGCCGTCCTGACACTTTTTTCACGTCTGCTTAACGGCTTCATCAGAAGCCGCTGCATAAGATCGAGGCACTACCACCAAGGTGCCTCGCCATGTCCAAGCCCAGATCCATCGAGCTCGCATTCTCCGGCAAGTACGACCAGAACCATGCTCAGGGTTACCTCAACAAACACCAGGACGGGCTGGCCCGTCGGCTTTCCCACTGGCGCGATCTTCAGGTAGGCCGTAGCGCCCTGCGCCTGGCCGGCGATCCCAACCTGGTGCTGGACCTGCCCTGCGGTGCGGGCCGTTTCTGGCCGATGCTCGCCGAACACCCGAACCGGGTGATCCTGGCTGCCGACAATTCCGCTGACATGCTCAGCACCGCCCTCGCCGCTCAACCAGCCGAGGTGGTCGCTCGGGTAAAAGCCTTCAAGACCTCGGCGTTCGACATCGCCCTGGGCGACAACTCGGTGGACTGCGTGTTCTGCATTCGTTTGCTGCACCACCTCCAGTTAGCGGAACATCGACTGGCGGCGCTGGGCGAATTTCATCGCGTCACCCGGGATACCGTGATCGTGTCGTTATGGGTCGACGGCAACTACAAGGCCTGGCGTCGGCGCCGCCTGGAACAGCGCCGCGGCGTTGGCGAGAATCGCTTCGTGGTGCGCCGCGACGAAATCGAATTCGAGTTTCTCAAAGCCGGTTTCCAGATCCTCGGCCACCGCGACTTCCTGCCCGGTTACGCCATGTGGCGCACCTACGTGCTGCGCAAGCGTGAGGTGCTGTAATGGCAACGGTAATCGGCTATCAATCGGCAGTGCAGGCCAGCTCGACCTTCGAGCGCTGGTGGCAATGCAGCGGCGCCTGGGTGGAGCCCCTCAACCAGCGCCGCGAGGGAGAAAGCGGTGTGCAATTTCTGCAACCACGCAACCCGTCTTACCTGGCGCTGTACAGCAAGCGCCAGACCGGCCATCTATATCGCAGCCTGCGCCATCCGCTGGGCCGCCCGACCATCATGCGCGAGCTACAGGCATACCAGGCATTCGCGCAATTGGGCATCCATGTGCCAAAACTCGTTTATGGATCGGCCAGAAAACAAGCCGGCCAGTGGCAGGCGCTGCTCATCACCCAGGCCCTTCCGGGCTTTATCAGCCTCGATCAGTGGTACGCCGAAGCACGCGCTCCCGAGCAATCCCGCTGCATATTGACGGCCCTGGCCAACACCTTGGCACGCCTGCACCAGAACCGCTGGCAACACAGTTGCTGTTATGCCAAGCACATCTTCGTCAAGGTCAACGATCTTGAAGACAACTCACCCAGCGCAGAGATCGCCCTACTCGACCTGGAAAAAAGCCGCCGCCGCTGGCGCAAAACCGATGCCTCACGCCACGACATGCGCCAGCTACAACGCCACCGTGGCGCCATGCCCGACGAGGATTGGGATTTACTGATGGAAGCCTATGCGTCGTTGATGCAGCGCTAAAATGTACTTACGCACCAAGGCGTAGAGCGTATTAAGGCGTAATCCGCCGAATGAAAGTGGCCTCACCGTGCTCCAATAACAGAACGCCCCGTGCGAGGCGAGGCGCTCAGTCTAGCGGTGGATATAGCCAGTTAGCGGTAAATGACGGATTACGCTGCGCTAGGCTACGCGCACCGATCCATCCTACAGGTGCTGTTCCGTCTTACCGCGTTAATTTATTGCTCTCGATACAAAAATAACCTCTTCATCATCTGAATCTGTTATCAAAAAATCGGCCATTTCACCTATCTCCGCTGAAGGCCAATAAAGCTCCTGTGCTTTAGCTTGGTTTTCCCAGCGGATCGCAATGCATTCCGAGGAAAAATTAGAAGCCAACCATTCATAGCCATTAATTGATCGCATCGGTGAGCTTATGAATACTACGGATGCCTCCATAGGTATACCAAAAGAGTAAACAATCACCCTGTCCTCTAGCTCAACAGTTACGCCATCTCGATATTTCATACTGGACTACCGCTAACGTTTGGTTAAGGGGCGGGCCTTAGGCCATCCCAGTGAGCGTAGCGAACGATTTGAACCACTAGTTAGGCATCATGGCTAACTGATTGTAAGAACCTAGCTTGAAAATTTGTTGCCAGCATTCGATCTACTGCATTCAGAGATTCTATTGCTTGCTGAGGATCAAATGTGCGTCCTTGCAGGATAGCGTCAGCTTGATTATGGAGAGCATATGCCAGATGGGCTGCAGCTTTTACCGCCGGATCAGGAGTGTCGTCGCTACCTAAATGATGGGCGAGCAATTGCCGGATTTCGTAAACTGCGAAAGCCAACAATTGGTTTTGCGTAATGTCCATGCAAATGTATCTCCATGGTGCCTAACGATTAAGCTAAGAGGCGGCGGCACACCGTCCCAGCGAACGAAGTGAGAGATTTCAGCGCCTTGTTAGCTTTCATCACGATGCCTGATCGGGGTTGGAGTATCTTGGCAGTTCTGGAGTAAGGCATATTTTCCATTGGACTTGTCCACTAAGGAAATTGGCTGTGAAGTGTCGCCACCATCCAGCGATATCCTTACCTCCATTTCTTGATCTTCAAACGAGAGTAGTTCATTAATCAAGCCAGCTATTGTCTTGCCTCTGGACGTCCACTCAGGATTCTTCATGTGAGACCTAACGTTTGGTTAAGGGTCGGGCTTTAGCCCGTCCCAGTGAGCGCAGCGAACGGTTTGAACCAGTTGTTAGGCTGTGCCATTAGCTTGGTACCACTTTTTAACAAGAGCAGATGAATGATGGCGAACTCTCTGTGAAAAATGTTTGTTTTCTACAATTGAGTTTAATTCCTGGGTGATCTCGTTGTTGGCTGGCGCTCCTTGCTCTAGCCAGCTAACAGCAAGACCAACCCAATATTCTGATGGAGCTTGTAAACCCGCAAGAACAATTTCGTGTGCAGGGGGCTGATTGCAGCGTTGTTCGCTGTAGGGTGACTCTAAGTAAACAACTAAGGCTCGCGGATCCATTGTGAGGCCTAACGTTTGGTTAAGGGGCGGGCTTTAGCCCGTACCAGCGAGCGACTTAAACCACTAGTTAGACGCGGTGGTAAATCGAGCATTGAATGTGCAGGCGACGCCAAATGTACCTCAAGCCGAACCGAAAGGGTGGGCAACGAACGTGCGGGCGCTGGCAGATAAAGAAAGGTGAGGCGTCAACGAGGCTTGCTCCGGCGATGGGCCGGTAAGGCCACTGCAGAACGCTGCGGACATTCAGCTGACTGGTGCGCTGATGCCTAATGCTTGTAGCTGCGCAAAGGTTTGGCTGATGAACTGATTTAAGGCTTCCGTGCATATAAAACCACCAAAACGAATAACCGTTTCTAACGTTTGAGTTAAGCGGACCACCGCAGGCGGGTCCGCTTGAAGGAATGGATAGGCTTCGGCGCCGCTCCGCGTAGCACCACGGGAGGCTCTAAAGAAAGCTGCCTTGAGAAAAGGTTATCTCGCCATCCTCGAATTCTCGAACCCATACATCACGTAACTCTTCACCACGACCGCGCGCGTGAAATGAGACGGAGGGTTGAAAACTAGCGACACGCTCGACTAGGTAAGAGAGATAGCTTGCTGAGACGTTGAACATGACTTCCTGACCAGAGAACGCGTCCCTCAGGTCTTGGAGTACATCGAAGTTCATGCCGTCTTCGGCAAGAACCTTCTTCAATTCAACTTGTATCGAATCGACGTCGATCTCGTTTTCGATATATTGGATCTCTAGGAATGTTGCAAAGCTCATTCGTGCTCCGTATTCAGATGTTCGTGGGCCAACTGGCACTTCAGAAGTATGGAAGTCCTAACGTTTGGTTAAGGGGCGGGTTTTAGCCCGTCCCAGAGAGCGAAGCGAACGATTTGAACCACTTGTTAGAGAGCATTTTAGGAGTTCCATGGGACTTGCTTTAGCTCCCAAGCGCTTCCATACCTTGAGCGTTCCGTAATTTTATTTGGCCCGCTTTCTGGTGCCTCAGCGGAGTAGTTGGAGCGCCACGTGTAGCGCTCTCTCGACCAAGTAACTATTAACTCTGCTTCGCTCCAGTATAAATTTGATAGCAGTGCTTCAAACTCTTCGAGCCAATCATTTTCTAGGCAGTAAAATTCTTTATACCCTGCGGAAAAATTTATATGGCTACCGTAGTAAGAGTGAGGTTGGCTCTGAGGAATATGGGAGAAAAGTCTTTTGATTAGATAAGCGCCGGTCTCTGGCAGAGCTTGAAGCTGCACAATATTATGAGCATCTTGAGATGATGTCGTGATCCCTGCAATAAAACCATAGACACTAACTGACATGATGTTCTCTAACGTTTGGTTAAGGGGCGGCGGAACGCAGTCCCAGTGAGCGGAGCGAGCAATTTGAACCGCTAGTTAGGTGTCAGGCACACGGCCAGCGCTCACCAGGATGCTCACGCTCCCAATGGTATTTGAAAAATCCCAGTGAGCGAGGCGAACGATTTGAACCACTTGTTAGCCGTACTGATGGACTTCGCCAAAATACCAATGCTCAGAAATATATGGATTTCCATCATCATCTTTGTCAATACGCAAAACTCCAAGCTCATTAAAACCCTCCGGTAGTTCTAGCCCAAATTCTTGAGCAAGACTTTTTCCTTGGATTCTTTCAATTTTCCCGAAGCGTCCAGTTTGTTCGACTGTGTGCTCTTTAAAATATTCTTCACTTGTATAAACGCACAACTCACTTGAGAACATGCAGGGAAATTAAATAACGCATGTGACTCTAGAGTACTCAGCGTCTTGGGGTTTGGCTTTGTATATATGGTGTGCGGCATCTATAAGTTGCTGTGCACAAAATGCTTGTATGCTCTTGGTGGTTTGCTTGCCCTCAACAAGATTTCGATACACAGGGATCTTATAGTTCCAGTACTTTTCCTCTGGTGTTAGCTGGCTTGGAAAATATCCTGAGAACGATTTTTTCCAGCGCGCGAGTGCACGTAAACGACGTGGTATGCCACGAAGTTTTTTATTGCTAAACGAAAATCTGCGAGCTGTCATAAAGTATGGCTAACGTTTGGTTAAGGGGCGGGCTTTAGCCCGTCCCAGTGAGCGGAGCGGGCGACTTGAACCACTAGTTAGGTTGTTCTCTGGAGTAGGTAGCAAACTCGGCACTGCCTTTTTTTGCCCACATTAGTCGTTCGCAGTTGGGACAGATATAAATGCTGCCCGACACTGAATACAAGGCATCGAGTTTTTCTTCACTCCCAAGGCCAGAGGTGCTGATTGAGTCAAACTCCTCGTCTCGAATCGTTATCCAGCCGGTGTCTGGGATTGGCGAGAGGTTATGAATGTAGCCGCATGGGCATGCAAGCTTTGGCATGATCTACCTAAAGATTAAGCTAAGGAGCGGCGGCACGACGTCCCAGTGAACGTAGTGAGCGATTTGAGCGTCTGGTTAGGCATAAACCACTTCGCTTGCGAGCTGCGGATATTCACCCTGCATTTCAACAAGGCATTTTTTAGTAGTACAGCGTCACGAGGCAGGCGCTCGGAGAACTGCGGCCACCCCAAGAACCTAACTGTGTATGGCATTTCAACCAAGCCCGTTATGGCGTCCCAGAAAGCGTCCCAGTTAGCTCCATACCAGCCCGGAAAATTCAGCGAACTCATCAGCAACGAATGTAATTCTTCTGCACTAGTAACCGCTCGTAGATCGATCTCTATGAGCTGTACGCGAGGCATATGTTTTGGCCTAACAGTGATTAGATGGAATTCTTCGTTAAAGCAATAGTAAAGAATTCCGCATAATGCCGCACCACCCAACGTAAGCATAAGAAAAAATACTTATTTATCAGGATCTTAAGCCCATACATCCCCACACGCCGTACTCGCTTGACTTGTGCATTCCACCTGCCGCCACCACTGCATATAAAACCAGAAGCACCACACTGGAGTCGACATGGATCGTTCACCCTCCAAGCCTCGCCTGCGTGAGCAGGTCAGCGCAGTGATGCGTGTGATCACTACAGCATTCGCACCGAGCAGTCTTACTGGTACTGGATTCGCTATTTCATCCGCTTTCATCGGTTGCGCTATCCGGTGGAGATGGGAGCTGTGGAGGTCAGCGATTTTCTTGCGTGGCTGGCGTGGCGGTAGATCGCAAGGTGGCTGCCGCGACCCAGAACCTGGTGCTCAATGCGTTGGTGTTTCTATGCACCAACGTGCTTGTGCCGCTGGGCCAACTTGGTGAGGTGTGCATGCCAAACGCCCCACACGTATTCCCTGCGTATTGACGCATGCTGAGGCAACGGCACTGATCGCCCAGCTTGGCCAGTCGTATCAGTTACTGGCCGCACTTATGCAAGGTACCGGTTTGCGCGTGGTGGAGGCTGCTCGCCTGCGTAGCAAGGATGTGGATTTTGATCGGCAGGTGATCACCGTACATGACGGCAAGGGCGCCAAGGAGCGGATGACCTTGTTACCTACTTCGCTTATTGCAGGAGCGGCGGGCACGCAGGCTCGCCGGCTCGGGTGAACCTGATCAAGGCCTGCGTGCTGCGTATCACTGCTGAGTAGCCCTTGCCGCTCATGGCACTGCATGTTCGCCACGGCTCAAGCTCACATCAGCCAGTCCTTGACCAGCACATGGGTCTTCACCTTGAAGACGCCGGGGAAGTTCTCGATTTCGCCACGTACTTCAGCCAACCGTTCCATGGAAGGTGCCTCGATATACAGCAGCATGTCGGTTTCGCCGCTGATGCCGGAGCAGCGACGGATTTCCGGGAATACACGCATGCGCTCGACGTACTGTTCGCAGCGCCCGCCGGTGTAGAACAGCTCCAGATAAGCCCGCACCGCGATACTGGTGGGTTCGGCGATGCGGGCGTGATAGCCCTGAATGACCCCGGACGCTTCCAGCTGGCGGATGCGCTCGCTCACCGCGGAGCGTGACAGGTTGACCTGCCGGGCGACCTCGGTGACGGTCAGGCGCGCGTCTGCGCGCAGCAAGGCGATGATGCGTTGATCGAACTTGTCCACGTGGCTCTCTGCACCCGTCTGCACATACAAGATGACGGGCATTCCCGCCGTTTCGTCGGTCTACGCCGACACTTCGCCAGCAGCCGCCGAAGCGAGGCGGCCTTACCATGACAGCCTGGCGGATCAGCGCACCGCAACGGGTGACAGCCGCCATGTCACGACGAGCGAGAGCATACAACATGAGTCGATTGAACAAGGAATTGGGGCTGCTGCAGGGCGTGGGTTTGCTGTGCACGTCACTGCTGGGCACCGGGATTTTCGTGATTCCGGCGCTGGCTGCCACCGCTGCTGGCGAGATCTCGCTGTGGGCCTGGCTGCTGCTGATCGCGCTGGTGCTGCCGATGGCGTTCACCTTCGCCCAGCTCGGCCGCAGTTACCCCCATGCTGGCGGTGCACCGCACCTGATCGGTCGTGCATTCGGCGAGCGCATGGAGCGCTTGAGCGCGTTTCTGTTTCTCGCGGTGATTCCGGTCGGCTTGCCGGCGGCGCTGAATATCGCCAGCGGGTTCTGGCATGCCTTGTTTGAGCTAAGCGACCTGGCGGTGCTGGCCATCCAGCTGGCTACGCTGGGCATCATCCTGTTGCTCGGCCAACGGCCGGCACGCACCTCGGGCAGCGTGCAGCTCGTCATAGCCCTGGCCATCGTCGCCACCATCGCGCTGATCTGGTTCAAGGGCGACCTGCCTCACGCCGATCAACCCCTGCTGCCGCCTCTGGCGGGCAACTGGCAGTTGCTCCCGGTGGCGCTGGGCGTGATGTTCTGGTGTTTCGTCGGCATCGAGGCCTTCACCCACCTGGGCGAGGAGTTCAGGAACCCGCAGCGCGACTTTCCCCTGGCCCTGCTGCTCGGCGTGGTGCTCGCCGGCCTGGTGTACTGGGCCTGCTCGGTGGCGGTACTGAGCTTTCACGCCTACGGCGATGCACGCACCGACGCGGCCTCGCTGCCACGCATGCTCGATCTACTGCTCGGCGACGGGGCTCGCTGGCTAAGCGCGAGCATCGGTTATCTGGCCTGTTTCGCCTCCATGAACGTGTACATCCAGGGCTTCGCCCGGCTGATCTGGAGCCTCGCCGACGAAGGCAAGCTGCCGCGCCCACTGGCCGGCCGCAACGCCAATGGCGTGCCGGCCAGGGCGCTGCTGCTGGTGGTGCTCAGCTGTGCACTGAGCACCACGGTGATCTGGTGCCTGTCACTGTCGCTGGATCAACTGATCCGCTATGCCAACGGCAACTTCGTCGTCATCTACCTGCTCAGCATGGCCGCCGGCTGGGTGCTGCTCAAGGGCGTATGGCGCTGGCTGGCCGGCATCAGCGCCCTGCTCTGCCTCGGCATTCTGCTGATACTCGGCATCGACGCGCTGTATGCCATCGGCCTGCTGGGTGTGCTGATGCTGCTCGACCGCAGGCGCCAGGCGCGCCGGGCCTGCGTGGCATGAGGTCAGCCCTTCCACCAGCGGCGTAGACGCCAGCGCCAGCGCGCGGAAAGCAACTCGCCATGCAACCCGAGGCGTACGCCAACGCGCTGGCGCAGGCGCCAGAATGCCAGGTGCTTCGGCCCCGCCAGATCCTCGCCTTGCTGCAGGCGCTCACGAGCCTGGTCCGGGGTGACGGCGTCGGCACAGGCCTCGGCCAGGTTCAGCAAGGCGCGATAATAATTGCGCATCGAGGCGCCCTCCAGGCGCTCCAGCCAGCCACCGAGGGCTTCTTGATCACCGGCCAGTGCCGCGTCGACAGCCAGCCACACCATGGCATCGGCTTCCCGTGGATCACGCTCCAGCGCCTGCCTTGAAATCGCCGCGGCAGTGTCATCCATGCCGCGCACACGATAGCCCAGCGCCAGGTTGCCCAATGCCCAGGCCGGTGCATCGGGCCGCTGCCAGTCACCGAGGGTGTCGAACAGCAGTCGATAGCGCTTGCTTTCGACCAGGGCATAGCTGGCGGCGCCCCATACGTCGGCCTCTTCGGCAATGGCCTGTCGACAGCTGTTCAGGACGGAGCCGAGCAGGATGCGATTGGCGTGCGGCGTCCTGCCCAGTACGCGGAACATCGCGCACTTGGCCGCGTGACGCGGGTCATTGCGCAGCGCCTTGCGGAAGGCGTACGACAGCGTGAGGTTGCTCAGCAGGTCATGGGTACGCCAGCTCAGCCAGGTTTCCACCGCTGCGCTATGCAGGCTGCCGTCGGCGATCCCGGCATCCAGCACTTCACGCAGCAGTGGCTCACGGACGGCGAAGTCGGTTACGTCATCGTCCCAGCGCGACTCTGCGGCCGCCTCGCTGGCCAGGAAGGTCAATGCCCGACGCTGCAGTTCGCGTTCACCGCTCGCCCGTGCCAACGGCAGCACCCGACCCCAGGCGGCG encodes:
- a CDS encoding lipopolysaccharide kinase InaA family protein — its product is MATVIGYQSAVQASSTFERWWQCSGAWVEPLNQRREGESGVQFLQPRNPSYLALYSKRQTGHLYRSLRHPLGRPTIMRELQAYQAFAQLGIHVPKLVYGSARKQAGQWQALLITQALPGFISLDQWYAEARAPEQSRCILTALANTLARLHQNRWQHSCCYAKHIFVKVNDLEDNSPSAEIALLDLEKSRRRWRKTDASRHDMRQLQRHRGAMPDEDWDLLMEAYASLMQR
- a CDS encoding Lrp/AsnC family transcriptional regulator, producing the protein MDKFDQRIIALLRADARLTVTEVARQVNLSRSAVSERIRQLEASGVIQGYHARIAEPTSIAVRAYLELFYTGGRCEQYVERMRVFPEIRRCSGISGETDMLLYIEAPSMERLAEVRGEIENFPGVFKVKTHVLVKDWLM
- a CDS encoding barstar family protein gives rise to the protein MLTLGGAALCGILYYCFNEEFHLITVRPKHMPRVQLIEIDLRAVTSAEELHSLLMSSLNFPGWYGANWDAFWDAITGLVEMPYTVRFLGWPQFSERLPRDAVLLKNALLKCRVNIRSSQAKWFMPNQTLKSLTTFTGTSCRRSLA
- a CDS encoding tyrosine-type recombinase/integrase; amino-acid sequence: MHAKRPTRIPCVLTHAEATALIAQLGQSYQLLAALMQGTGLRVVEAARLRSKDVDFDRQVITVHDGKGAKERMTLLPTSLIAGAAGTQARRLG
- the yjeH gene encoding L-methionine/branched-chain amino acid transporter, whose translation is MSRLNKELGLLQGVGLLCTSLLGTGIFVIPALAATAAGEISLWAWLLLIALVLPMAFTFAQLGRSYPHAGGAPHLIGRAFGERMERLSAFLFLAVIPVGLPAALNIASGFWHALFELSDLAVLAIQLATLGIILLLGQRPARTSGSVQLVIALAIVATIALIWFKGDLPHADQPLLPPLAGNWQLLPVALGVMFWCFVGIEAFTHLGEEFRNPQRDFPLALLLGVVLAGLVYWACSVAVLSFHAYGDARTDAASLPRMLDLLLGDGARWLSASIGYLACFASMNVYIQGFARLIWSLADEGKLPRPLAGRNANGVPARALLLVVLSCALSTTVIWCLSLSLDQLIRYANGNFVVIYLLSMAAGWVLLKGVWRWLAGISALLCLGILLILGIDALYAIGLLGVLMLLDRRRQARRACVA
- a CDS encoding sensor histidine kinase — protein: METRQPFRRRILIAFVTMTILVSGIFSLSIVAIVHLIEEHLVSEELALELGVVVQQDLQSGQEPRLDSRTRFYASNYPQYTVPSRYADLPEGFSEQFEGERAFYIFTQIIGGERYLLVQEQSEFEKREQVLFNVVLAGFLLSVLGALALGWFMSERVMRPVSKLANQVRHRDQLLPLAPALAPEYPDDEVGQLAAAFDSTLGRLRQSLERERLFTSDVSHELRTPLMVIASSCELLSQVALQPAQRKQLERIERASAEMQDLVQTFLQLARVKGNESLFAGSASLRQIADEQLDIWSPLMREKGLDFRMEVAAQDDGVYNPTLLRTVMANLLRNALHYTETGFVKLTLQPGGFRVEDSGVGIPEQQHEQIFDPFVRGEQARGEGLGLGLSLVKRICAHQGWQISVHSLPVTGSCFQVSFEAPS
- a CDS encoding class I SAM-dependent methyltransferase, which translates into the protein MSKPRSIELAFSGKYDQNHAQGYLNKHQDGLARRLSHWRDLQVGRSALRLAGDPNLVLDLPCGAGRFWPMLAEHPNRVILAADNSADMLSTALAAQPAEVVARVKAFKTSAFDIALGDNSVDCVFCIRLLHHLQLAEHRLAALGEFHRVTRDTVIVSLWVDGNYKAWRRRRLEQRRGVGENRFVVRRDEIEFEFLKAGFQILGHRDFLPGYAMWRTYVLRKREVL